The segment TCCGCAATGCGCACCAAAGCGGAAGTCCGCTAACGCCCACGGATTTATGAGTTCACGCCCTCGTCGAAGGACGCACGGCAGGACTCCAGGGATTCTTCATGCACTGACGAACCTCACGGTCAGGACGCCTACACCGGGATCGGATTGGCCGCCGCGAAATGGCAGGCGGCGAATTGTTTGGGCGCGGCCTCGCTGAGCTCAGGCCGCTCCTTGCGACAGCGCTCGACGTGATCCGCCGCGTCGGACCCAAGCTCAGCCGACTATGGCTTCGGCCTCGATCTCGACCTCGTAGTCACCAACCAGACCAGAGACCTCGATGAGCGTATTGGCCGGCCTGATGCGGCCGAAATAGCGGCCATGGACCCGGGCAACGGGTTCCCATTGGCTTGCATCCCTCAGATAGATGCGCGTCCGGATCACATCCTCGAGCGTGGCACCGAGCGATCCCAGCGCGGCCATGATCTTGTCCAGGATGTAGACGGTCTGCGCCGCGGGATCGCCCCGACAGACGACGGCACCCTTGGCGTCCGTCGCCGTGGTGCCGCTGACCAGCACCCGGTCGCCGATGCGAATAGCGCGGCTGTATCCGCATAGGGCTTCCCAGATGCTGGCGGAATCCACCCTGAGGCGCTGCGGCCGCGAATCGGCGGGTACGGCCTTGTAGACCTTGGGAACGCTGGACAGGTGATGGCTCAAATCTCCCGAGGCGGTGAGAAAGGGCGGTCTTCGATATTCATCGCCGCAGTCTCCCGGAATGCGCTTCGACCCCTGGAACGCCGCCTCGATTGCCGAGCGGTCGGCATCGTCGAGGGCGAAGGCGAAGGTCCGGAGATTGTCCTCCCGGTGCTCGCGCTCTCCCAGCCGCGCGCCGACGATGACGGCGGCGACCGCCTTGTGGTCCAGGATCCAACGCGTGGCGACATTGGCGATCGACACGCCGTGCTTGCCGGCGACGCGATGAAGCGCGCCGAGGATCCCCTGCAGCACCGCCCAGCCGCCGATCGCGTCGACGAACCGCTTGTACTTCATCTTGCTCCAGTCGGCGATGTCACTCGCCGTCGGCTCGGGCCGTCCCAGCCACCGCTCCGATATCAAACCGCCACCGAGCGTGCCATAGGCGAGCAGCTTGATTCCGTGCTCGATGCAGAATTGGCTCATGTCCTCTGCGGCGCGCCGATCCATGAGCGAGAACGACACCTGGTTCGAGACGACGGGAATGCCGTGCTTCACCAGGACACGGAGATGATCGGTATTGAAATTGGTGACGCCGAGATGGCGGATCAGACCCTCGCGCTGCAATGCCGCGAGCTCAGTCATGGCGTCCAGATAGCCCGGATGCTCGAAGGTCCACCAGTGGAACTGCATGAGGTCGATCGTCGACACGCCGAGCCGGCCGAGGCTGCGCTCGACCCCGGCCCGAACCACGTCGGGCGTCATCGCGCCGGGACTGGGGCACCATTTGGTGGAGACGAAGGCGCGCTCGACACCCTTCGGCTTCTCGCGGGCAATGCGCTGGAGCAGGCGGCCGGCGACCACTTCGGCGCTGCCATAATGGTCTGCCATGTCGAAGCTATCGAAGCCGGCCCGCACATAGTCCAAGAGCGCCGCCGCCCCCTTGTCGACATCCAGGACCTTCCCGTCGCGCTCCATATCGGCGATCTGCCACAGGCCGGTCATGATCCGGCTGGTCGTGAGGCCGGGCGCCAGATCGATGCGCTCCGGCGCGGAGGATCGCGGGGGCATTGTCTTGTGTGCTCAAATCGGCAAGGTCGGAAATGATAGCACCCGGCGCGGGTGCCGGGAAACTTCGGCGGGTTGCGTCGCCGAGCCGGCCTATAATGCCCGAGCCGCGATCATGGAAAGGCGTTGGGAGCGATGTCGATCCTCATCTTCGAGAACGCCTTGCTGCTCGACACGAGGGAGATGGTTCGGCGCGAGGCCATGCATGTCGCCATCGAGGGCGATCGCATCCGCGAGGTCTCCGACCGGCCGATCCAAGCGGGTGCGGCGCGGCGCGTCGATGTGCGGGGCCGGACTTTGATGCCCGGCCTGATCGACGCGCATTTCCATACCTTTGGCATCTACTTGAATATGTGGCGTGCGGAGGACGCGCCGTTGACCTTCAT is part of the Pseudomonadota bacterium genome and harbors:
- a CDS encoding aldo/keto reductase, whose protein sequence is MPPRSSAPERIDLAPGLTTSRIMTGLWQIADMERDGKVLDVDKGAAALLDYVRAGFDSFDMADHYGSAEVVAGRLLQRIAREKPKGVERAFVSTKWCPSPGAMTPDVVRAGVERSLGRLGVSTIDLMQFHWWTFEHPGYLDAMTELAALQREGLIRHLGVTNFNTDHLRVLVKHGIPVVSNQVSFSLMDRRAAEDMSQFCIEHGIKLLAYGTLGGGLISERWLGRPEPTASDIADWSKMKYKRFVDAIGGWAVLQGILGALHRVAGKHGVSIANVATRWILDHKAVAAVIVGARLGEREHREDNLRTFAFALDDADRSAIEAAFQGSKRIPGDCGDEYRRPPFLTASGDLSHHLSSVPKVYKAVPADSRPQRLRVDSASIWEALCGYSRAIRIGDRVLVSGTTATDAKGAVVCRGDPAAQTVYILDKIMAALGSLGATLEDVIRTRIYLRDASQWEPVARVHGRYFGRIRPANTLIEVSGLVGDYEVEIEAEAIVG